One window of Amaranthus tricolor cultivar Red isolate AtriRed21 chromosome 13, ASM2621246v1, whole genome shotgun sequence genomic DNA carries:
- the LOC130798626 gene encoding protein LIGHT-DEPENDENT SHORT HYPOCOTYLS 4-like: protein MDNHHHHHQIPSSMILFSSSTTSNNTNTNITTSSSSSSPSPSSPSGSGSGSGPTTPTTSSRYENQKRRDWNTFGQYLKNHRPPLALNRCSGAHVLEFLRYLDQFGKTKVHTHLCPFYGHPNPPAPCPCPLRQAWGSLDALIGRLRAAFEENGGKPEMNPFGARAVRLYLREVRDSQSKARGISYEKKKRKRIPPNNNNPGSNPGTNNQIGSISMLPPSGAS, encoded by the coding sequence atggataatcatcatcatcatcatcaaattccTTCATCAATGATCCTCTTTTCTTCATCAACTActagtaataatactaatactaatataacaacttcatcatcttcttcttctccttcaCCTTCTTCCCCTTCGGGTTCGGGTTCTGGGTCGGGTCCAACTACTCCTACAACATCTAGTAGGTACGAGAATCAAAAAAGAAGGGACTGGAACACCTTCGGACAATATCTAAAAAATCACCGCCCACCACTTGCTCTTAACCGTTGTAGTGGGGCCCATGTCCTTGAATTCCTCCGTTATTTAGACCAGTTTGGAAAAACTAAGGTCCATACCCATCTTTGTCCCTTTTACGGGCACCCGAACCCGCCTGCTCCATGCCCATGCCCGCTTCGTCAAGCGTGGGGATCTCTTGATGCTTTAATCGGACGGTTAAGAGCTGCTTTCGAGGAAAATGGTGGTAAACCCGAAATGAACCCCTTTGGAGCCCGTGCTGTAAGGCTTTACCTTAGAGAAGTTAGAGATTCTCAGTCTAAAGCTAGAGGGATTAGCTATGAGAAGAAGAAACGTAAACGGATCCcaccaaataataataatccggGTTCAAATCCGGGTACGAATAATCAGATCGGGTCGATCTCGATGCTACCACCATCAGGTGctagttga